The following coding sequences are from one Triticum dicoccoides isolate Atlit2015 ecotype Zavitan chromosome 4A, WEW_v2.0, whole genome shotgun sequence window:
- the LOC119287630 gene encoding RING-H2 finger protein ATL1-like has product MDKALAGMADAPGAAPPPYVSPSAAFPIAIVIAIGFMVASVILVSYYLLVVRCWLRASGASLLPRTRRDELVDRVSAVFFTDHDDDQLPGGVDSDVVAALPVVRCRPAGKAVECAVCLSEFAPGERLKMLPACSHAFHIDCIDTWLHHNVSCPLCRTEVTAAAGKACCDDHDALAARDRRIDAGPSGPGGSCRFPTPKQGIAVQEPIRRSMSMDFLPGDRGRKPRKEAELPSHADVAGSSSSVAATPAGVGETSGRFRRLMSSFGLGRSSRSTVLPIHLDP; this is encoded by the coding sequence ATGGACAAGGCGTTGGCGGGCATGGCGGACGCGCCGGGGGCGGCGCCGCCGCCGTACGTCAGCCCGTCGGCGGCGTTCCCCATCGCGATCGTCATCGCCATCGGCTTCATGGTCGCCTCCGTCATCCTCGTCAGCTACTACCTGCTCGTCGTCCGCTGCTGGCTCCGCGCCAGCGGCGCCAGCCTGCTCCCGCGCACGcgccgcgacgagctcgtggaccgCGTCTCCGCCGTCTTCTTCACCGACCACGACGACGACCAGCTGCCCGGCGGCGTCGACTCGGACGTCGTCGCCGCGCTCCCCGTCGTCAGGTGCCGGCCCGCCGGGAAGGCGGTCGAGTGCGCCGTGTGCCTCTCCGAGTTCGCGCCCGGGGAGCGGCTCAAGATGCTGCCGGCCTGCTCCCACGCCTTCCACATCGACTGCATCGACACCTGGCTCCACCACAACGTCAGCTGCCCGCTCTGCCGGACCGAGGTCACCGCCGCCGCGGGCAAGGCCTGCTGCGACGACCACGACGCGCTCGCCGCCCGCGACAGGCGCATCGACGCGGGCCCCTCGGGGCCGGGGGGCTCCTGCCGGTTTCCCACTCCCAAGCAGGGCATCGCCGTGCAGGAGCCCATCAGGCGGTCCATGTCCATGGACTTCCTGCCGGGCGACCGCGGACGGAAGCCGCGGAAGGAGGCCGAGCTGCCGAGCCACGCCGACGtggccggcagcagcagcagcgtggcCGCCACCCCCGCCGGCGTGGGCGAGACGAGCGGGCGGTTCCGGCGGCTCATGTCGTCGTTCGGGCTCGGGCGGAGCTCGCGGAGCACGGTGCTGCCCATCCACCTCGACCCATGA
- the LOC119289531 gene encoding RING-H2 finger protein ATL1-like, translating into MSSASPFPPPSPSSASVPMVVITVVGILAAFALLAGYYAFVTRCQPLRALLSRGGPTTSVSPGPSPPAAADEKRGLGLPLIRMLPVVRFTAAEDAAAPRISVSECAVCLSEFAERERVRLLPGCSHAFHIDCIDTWLQGSARCPFCRRDVTLPAPHAQYHRPPPPFRRRDEQLPTSATGGNDNGGSIVIEVRGERETWSDGRRGRKKKAESVGDEAVDTRTKKGEFAAVQPMRRSLSMDSCDAKRRQLYLSVVREFLAQS; encoded by the coding sequence ATGAGCTCGGCATCGCCATTCCCACCCCCCTCGCCGTCGAGCGCGAGCGTCCCGATGGTGGTGATCACCGTGGTGGGGATACTCGCGGCGTTCGCGCTGCTGGCGGGCTACTACGCCTTCGTCACCCGGTGCCAGCCGCTCCGCGCGCTGCTCTCGCGCGGCGGCCCCACGACGTCGGTGAGCCCCGGCCCCTCCCCGCCGGCGGCGGCCGACGAGAAGCGGGGCCTCGGGCTGCCGCTCATCCGCATGCTCCCCGTCGTCCGGTTCACGGCGGCGGAGGACGCGGCGGCGCCGAGGATCTCCGTGTCGGAGTGCGCCGTGTGCCTGAGCGAGTTCGCGGAGCGGGAGCGCGTGCGGCTGCTGCCCGGCTGCTCCCACGCCTTCCACATCGACTGCATCGACACCTGGCTGCAGGGCAGCGCCCGGTGCCCCTTCTGCCGGAGGGACGTCACCCTGCCGGCGCCGCACGCGCAATACCatcggccgccgccgcccttccgCCGTCGGGACGAGCAGCTCCCGACCAGCGCCACCGGCGGCAACGACAACGGCGGGAGCATCGTGATCGAGGTGAGAGGGGAGCGCGAGACCTGGTCCGACGGCAGGAGGGGCCGGAAGAAGAAGGCGGAGAGCGTGGGCGACGAGGCGGTGGACACGAGGACGAAGAAAGGGGAGTTCGCGGCGGTGCAGCCGATGCGGCGGTCGCTCTCCATGGACTCGTGCGACGCCAAGCGGCGGCAGCTCTACCTGTCCGTCGTCCGGGAGTTCCTCGCGCAGAGCTAG